In Nostoc sp. GT001, a genomic segment contains:
- a CDS encoding SRPBCC family protein has translation MSASYISDSIIAGSDMAWSQDKQKLLVQGEILLETRSHKISGGAVTAWMYLPMVRSHVWQQLTDYPRWVQYFPDITKSEVVHKGEVKRLYQAAQKAFFFFTAQVEIYLNVVEVLGQQIQFRMVNGTFEDFNANLELQDCGNGTILAYTVQATPLIPIPSIFIQQAMNLELPANMRKMRQVMCKTQ, from the coding sequence ATGTCTGCGTCTTATATATCAGATTCAATTATTGCAGGTTCAGATATGGCTTGGAGTCAAGACAAGCAAAAGTTGCTGGTACAGGGTGAAATTCTCCTAGAAACGCGATCGCACAAGATATCGGGTGGCGCAGTGACAGCCTGGATGTATTTGCCGATGGTGCGATCGCACGTTTGGCAGCAATTAACTGATTATCCCCGCTGGGTACAATATTTTCCCGATATCACCAAGAGTGAGGTAGTACATAAAGGTGAAGTCAAACGTCTGTATCAAGCAGCACAAAAAGCCTTCTTCTTTTTTACGGCTCAAGTAGAAATTTACCTCAATGTTGTAGAAGTGCTGGGGCAGCAAATCCAATTTCGCATGGTAAATGGGACTTTTGAGGACTTTAACGCCAATTTAGAACTACAAGATTGTGGTAATGGCACAATACTTGCTTATACTGTGCAAGCGACACCTCTAATTCCGATTCCATCTATTTTTATTCAACAAGCGATGAATTTAGAGTTGCCAGCAAATATGCGTAAAATGCGACAAGTTATGTGTAAGACTCAATAA
- the clpB gene encoding ATP-dependent chaperone ClpB, whose product MQPTNPNQFTEKAWEAIAHTPDIVKQYQQQQIESEHLMKALLEQDGLAIGIFTKAGVNLQKLRDHTEQFFQRQPKVSGNSTSVYLGRSLDTLLDRADGYRKEFQDEYISIEHLLLGYAKDDRFGKALFQEFGLDEGKLKNIIKQVRGSQKVTDQNPEGKYEALEKYGRDLTEAARKGQLDPVIGRDDEIRRTVQILSRRTKNNPVLIGEPGVGKTAIAEGLAQRIIAGDVPQSLKDRKLISLDMGALIAGAKFRGEFEERLKAVLKEVTESGGNIVLFIDEIHTVVGAGATQGAMDAGNLLKPMLARGELRCIGATTLDEYRKHIEKDAALERRFQQVYVDQPSVEDSISILRGLRERYENHHGVKISDSALVAAAVLSSRYISDRFLPDKAIDLVDEAAARLKMEITSKPEELDEIDRKILQLEMEKLSLQKESDAASRERLERLEKEIADLKEEQRTLNTQWQSEKDIIDKIQSVKKEIERVNLEIQQAERDYDLNRAAELKYGNLTSLHRQLEAVEAELASAQRSGKSLLREEVTEGDIAEIISKWTGIPISKLVESEKEKLLHLEDELHRRVVGQEEAVTAVADAIQRSRAGLADPNRPIASFIFLGPTGVGKTELAKALAGFMFDSEDALVRIDMSEYMEKHAVSRLIGAPPGYVGYEEGGQLTEAIRRRPYSVILFDEIEKAHPDVFNIFLQILDDGRVTDAQGHKVDFKNAIIIMTSNIGSQYILDVAGDNAHYDEMRRRVMEAMRNSFRPEFLNRIDEIIIFHGLDKKELRQIVLLQVERLRQRLSDRKISLKLSDAALDFLAEVGYDPVYGARPLKRAIQRELETQIAKSILRGEFNDGNTIFVDVQNERLSFSRLPVEVFTG is encoded by the coding sequence ATGCAACCTACTAATCCTAACCAATTTACAGAAAAAGCCTGGGAAGCGATCGCCCATACCCCGGATATTGTTAAACAATATCAACAACAGCAAATTGAAAGCGAACACCTGATGAAAGCGCTGCTAGAACAAGATGGTCTAGCAATTGGGATTTTCACCAAAGCGGGTGTTAATCTTCAAAAGCTGCGCGATCACACCGAACAATTTTTTCAACGTCAGCCGAAAGTATCTGGTAATAGTACCTCAGTATACTTAGGACGGAGCTTAGATACACTTCTAGATCGAGCAGATGGGTATCGCAAAGAGTTTCAAGATGAATATATTTCAATTGAACACTTATTGCTGGGTTATGCCAAAGATGACCGTTTTGGCAAAGCTTTATTCCAAGAGTTTGGTTTAGACGAAGGCAAACTCAAAAATATTATTAAACAAGTTCGTGGGAGTCAAAAAGTGACCGATCAAAATCCAGAAGGCAAATACGAAGCACTGGAAAAATACGGGCGCGACCTTACAGAAGCCGCGCGTAAAGGTCAACTCGATCCAGTGATTGGGCGAGATGATGAGATTCGCCGCACTGTGCAAATTCTCTCTCGCCGCACCAAGAATAACCCTGTGCTAATTGGTGAACCGGGTGTTGGTAAAACTGCGATCGCCGAAGGATTAGCACAGCGCATTATTGCAGGTGATGTACCCCAATCTCTCAAAGACCGCAAGCTGATTTCTTTAGATATGGGTGCTTTGATTGCGGGAGCAAAATTCCGGGGTGAATTTGAAGAACGCCTGAAAGCAGTATTAAAAGAAGTTACTGAATCTGGCGGCAATATTGTTTTATTTATTGATGAAATTCACACCGTTGTCGGCGCTGGTGCTACTCAAGGCGCAATGGATGCGGGTAACTTATTAAAACCGATGTTGGCGCGGGGCGAATTGCGCTGTATTGGGGCAACAACTCTAGATGAATACCGCAAACACATCGAAAAAGATGCCGCACTAGAAAGACGCTTCCAGCAAGTTTATGTCGATCAGCCTAGTGTAGAAGATAGTATTTCGATTTTGCGCGGGTTGAGAGAACGTTATGAAAACCACCACGGGGTGAAGATTTCTGATAGTGCTTTAGTTGCCGCCGCCGTATTGTCGAGTCGTTATATTAGCGATCGCTTCTTACCAGATAAAGCAATTGACTTGGTAGACGAAGCCGCCGCGAGATTGAAAATGGAAATTACCTCCAAACCAGAAGAACTCGACGAAATCGATCGCAAGATTCTGCAATTGGAAATGGAGAAGCTATCGCTGCAAAAAGAAAGCGATGCCGCTTCTCGTGAACGTCTAGAAAGATTGGAAAAAGAAATTGCCGATCTCAAAGAAGAACAAAGAACCCTCAATACTCAATGGCAATCTGAAAAAGATATCATTGACAAAATTCAGTCTGTTAAAAAAGAGATTGAACGAGTCAACTTAGAGATTCAGCAAGCAGAACGCGATTATGACCTTAATCGGGCTGCGGAATTGAAATACGGTAATTTAACTAGTTTGCATCGTCAATTGGAAGCAGTCGAAGCTGAATTGGCAAGCGCTCAAAGAAGTGGTAAATCACTATTACGGGAAGAAGTTACAGAAGGTGATATTGCTGAAATTATTTCTAAATGGACAGGAATTCCCATCAGCAAGTTGGTGGAATCAGAGAAAGAAAAACTGCTGCATTTAGAAGATGAACTGCACCGCCGCGTGGTTGGACAAGAAGAAGCAGTCACAGCTGTAGCCGATGCAATTCAGCGATCGCGCGCTGGATTAGCCGATCCTAATCGTCCCATCGCTAGCTTTATCTTTCTTGGGCCTACAGGTGTGGGTAAAACCGAGTTAGCGAAAGCGCTGGCGGGGTTTATGTTCGATAGCGAAGATGCGCTGGTGCGAATCGATATGTCGGAATACATGGAGAAACACGCCGTCTCTCGCTTAATTGGTGCGCCTCCAGGATACGTAGGCTATGAAGAAGGCGGACAACTTACAGAAGCGATTCGTCGCCGTCCTTACTCAGTGATTCTCTTCGACGAAATCGAGAAAGCACACCCCGATGTCTTCAATATCTTCTTGCAAATTCTCGACGATGGTCGCGTCACTGATGCCCAAGGTCATAAGGTGGACTTTAAGAACGCTATTATCATCATGACCAGCAACATTGGTTCGCAGTACATTCTTGATGTCGCTGGGGATAACGCCCACTATGACGAAATGCGCCGTCGGGTAATGGAGGCAATGCGGAATAGCTTCCGTCCAGAATTCCTGAACCGGATTGATGAAATCATCATCTTCCACGGTTTAGATAAGAAGGAATTACGGCAGATTGTGCTGTTGCAAGTTGAGAGATTGCGCCAAAGATTAAGCGATCGCAAAATATCTCTCAAACTATCGGATGCTGCCCTTGACTTTTTAGCAGAAGTAGGGTATGACCCAGTGTATGGAGCGCGTCCACTGAAGCGGGCGATTCAGCGAGAGTTAGAAACTCAAATTGCTAAATCCATCTTGCGCGGCGAATTCAACGACGGTAACACCATCTTTGTAGATGTGCAAAATGAAAGGTTGTCGTTTAGCCGTTTACCAGTTGAAGTTTTTACCGGATAA
- a CDS encoding XisI protein → MAKLNEYREYIKNLLQQHASIVWDNRIQAQTIFDTEHDRYQLVYVGWREQDRIYWPVLHLDIIDDKIWIQQDGTEVGIANELVELGVPKEDIVLGFQLPSVRKYTEFAVS, encoded by the coding sequence ATGGCAAAGCTAAACGAATATCGAGAATATATTAAGAATTTACTTCAACAACACGCCAGTATTGTTTGGGATAATCGTATTCAAGCACAGACAATTTTTGATACAGAACACGATCGTTATCAATTAGTTTATGTAGGTTGGCGCGAACAAGACCGCATATATTGGCCTGTTCTCCATCTAGATATTATTGACGATAAAATCTGGATTCAGCAAGATGGGACAGAGGTAGGAATTGCTAATGAATTGGTTGAATTAGGTGTCCCAAAAGAGGATATTGTTTTAGGTTTTCAGTTACCCTCTGTACGAAAATATACAGAGTTTGCTGTTAGTTAA
- a CDS encoding type II toxin-antitoxin system VapC family toxin, with the protein MIAVDTNIIVRFLTQDDELQFQKSREIFQTQDIFITDTVILETEWVLRFAYKLKSDEICTALKNLFGLPNIYLTNPSLIAQLIQLHENGLDFADAFHLIHSQHCSEFYTFDEKFVKRAKGLMQCEVKKPLT; encoded by the coding sequence ATGATTGCAGTTGATACAAATATAATTGTTAGATTTTTGACTCAAGATGATGAATTGCAGTTTCAAAAGAGCAGAGAAATTTTCCAGACTCAAGATATTTTTATTACGGATACAGTAATACTTGAGACTGAATGGGTATTAAGGTTTGCATACAAATTGAAATCAGATGAGATTTGTACAGCTTTGAAAAACCTGTTTGGTTTGCCTAATATTTACCTTACCAATCCCAGCTTAATTGCTCAATTAATCCAGTTGCATGAAAATGGTTTAGATTTTGCTGATGCTTTTCATCTAATCCATAGTCAGCACTGTTCTGAGTTTTACACATTTGATGAAAAGTTTGTAAAAAGAGCGAAGGGGCTGATGCAGTGTGAAGTTAAAAAGCCTTTGACTTAG
- the rd gene encoding rubredoxin produces the protein MAKYKCTVCGYIYNPAEGDPDSDIAPGTAFEDIPEDWSCPTCGATKDDFEPDEE, from the coding sequence ATGGCAAAGTATAAATGTACTGTTTGTGGCTATATATATAACCCAGCAGAAGGCGATCCAGATAGCGACATAGCACCGGGGACAGCCTTTGAAGATATCCCAGAAGATTGGTCATGTCCAACTTGCGGTGCGACAAAAGACGACTTTGAACCTGATGAAGAGTGA
- a CDS encoding DUF5331 domain-containing protein: MAFFHSFTDSIKQKWLQFFQNNRDWITLHMEVESVYTPDGGKRPPSYLILGVLNALEPKLAQLMLPFAKLNPDADTLIEVLDLHFDPDLALGNRFVVNPDVEKYVEEAADVIDEKPEDETLTHAHTNGFAAVAVVEEFTMVDSEDESLAISELEETENGFGDISLTNGHNSKDESLQNSIEADEFGEIAFDTTAATEVKLDEDEDEGLGDSPLDENAFKDVLSDVWGDETALQKAEENNDFLGEELPAGVFDESEIARLFPNA, translated from the coding sequence ATGGCATTCTTTCACAGCTTTACAGATTCAATAAAGCAAAAGTGGTTGCAATTTTTCCAGAATAATCGAGACTGGATTACCCTCCACATGGAAGTGGAATCGGTGTACACCCCTGATGGCGGGAAGCGACCACCTTCCTACCTCATCCTGGGAGTTCTTAACGCCCTAGAGCCAAAACTAGCGCAGTTAATGCTGCCCTTTGCCAAACTCAATCCTGACGCCGATACCCTAATTGAGGTGCTGGATTTGCATTTTGACCCAGATTTAGCTCTCGGTAATCGCTTTGTCGTCAACCCAGATGTAGAGAAATACGTAGAAGAAGCAGCAGATGTCATTGATGAAAAGCCTGAAGATGAAACATTGACACACGCTCATACAAATGGCTTTGCGGCGGTGGCGGTAGTTGAAGAGTTCACAATGGTGGATTCTGAGGATGAAAGCCTGGCAATCAGCGAGTTGGAAGAAACGGAAAATGGCTTTGGCGATATTTCCTTAACCAACGGACACAACTCAAAAGATGAGTCTCTCCAAAACTCTATAGAAGCAGATGAGTTTGGGGAAATTGCCTTCGATACAACAGCTGCAACGGAAGTAAAGCTGGATGAAGACGAAGACGAGGGGCTTGGAGATAGTCCACTAGATGAGAATGCGTTTAAAGACGTGTTATCAGATGTCTGGGGTGATGAAACAGCTTTACAAAAGGCTGAAGAAAATAACGATTTTTTAGGGGAAGAACTGCCAGCAGGCGTTTTTGATGAATCAGAAATTGCCCGCCTCTTCCCCAACGCTTAA
- the bchL gene encoding ferredoxin:protochlorophyllide reductase (ATP-dependent) iron-sulfur ATP-binding protein — protein sequence MKLAVYGKGGIGKSTTSCNISVALAKRGKKVLQIGCDPKHDSTFTLTGFLIPTIIDTLQEKDYHYEDVWPEDVIYKGYGGVDCVEAGGPPAGAGCGGYVVGETVKLLKELNAFDEYDVILFDVLGDVVCGGFAAPLNYADYCLIVTDNGFDALFAANRIAASVREKARTHPLRLAGLIGNRTSKRDLIEKYIEAVPMPVLEVLPLIEDIRVSRVKGKTLFEMAEQDPSLDYVCDYYLNIADQILARPEGVVPNDTPDRELFALLSDFYLNPGKPQVPNSEEELDLMIV from the coding sequence GTGAAACTAGCAGTCTACGGAAAAGGTGGTATCGGTAAATCCACAACTAGCTGTAATATATCCGTCGCCCTAGCTAAACGTGGCAAGAAAGTGCTGCAAATTGGTTGCGACCCCAAACATGACAGTACCTTTACCCTGACTGGGTTTTTGATTCCGACAATTATCGATACCCTCCAAGAAAAAGACTATCACTACGAAGATGTCTGGCCGGAAGATGTAATTTATAAAGGCTACGGCGGTGTTGATTGCGTAGAGGCTGGTGGCCCACCTGCGGGTGCTGGATGTGGCGGCTACGTAGTCGGTGAAACCGTAAAATTACTTAAAGAACTCAACGCCTTTGATGAGTACGATGTAATTCTTTTTGACGTTCTGGGTGACGTAGTTTGTGGTGGTTTTGCAGCACCACTCAACTATGCAGATTACTGCCTGATTGTTACAGACAACGGCTTTGATGCTTTATTTGCTGCCAATCGGATCGCTGCTTCAGTCCGCGAAAAAGCAAGAACTCACCCACTGCGTCTAGCTGGGTTAATTGGCAATCGCACCTCCAAGCGCGACTTGATTGAAAAATATATAGAAGCAGTGCCCATGCCAGTTCTAGAAGTTTTACCTTTAATCGAAGATATCCGCGTTTCCCGTGTGAAAGGCAAAACTTTGTTTGAAATGGCAGAGCAAGATCCTTCCCTAGACTACGTTTGCGACTACTACCTAAACATCGCCGACCAAATTCTAGCCCGTCCCGAAGGTGTTGTACCTAATGACACACCAGATCGGGAGCTGTTCGCTTTGTTGTCCGATTTTTATCTAAATCCGGGTAAACCCCAGGTTCCTAATTCAGAAGAGGAACTAGACTTGATGATTGTATAA
- a CDS encoding NAD(P)/FAD-dependent oxidoreductase produces the protein MLPLQIVVIGGGAAGFFGAIACAKANPEAQVTLLEASRQPLAKVLISGGGRCNVTHACFEPEELVQNYPRGAKALRGALTRFGPQDTVAWFAAGGVYLKTEADGRMFPVTNTSETIVECLIKSVAKSGVKLRIGTHVTSVRTSADGGFDILLKSGETIKCDRLLLAIGSSLAGYKIVQELGHQIEPPVPSLFTFNIVDQKLRELAGVSVNPAQLRLSAGGKSQLQQTGPLLITHWGLSGPAVLKLSAWGARVLHESRYQAKLSINWLPMMQQEQVREKVLAVKDEWGKKAIALHRGVDLPHRLWQYIIARAGITTEDRWAEISSKTLNQLVQELTQGQYLINGKGAFKEEFVTCGGVKLKEVNFKTMESRLVPGLYFAGEILDIDGVTGGFNFQSAWTTGYLAGVAMATSYE, from the coding sequence TTGTTACCGTTACAAATTGTAGTTATTGGGGGTGGAGCAGCGGGATTTTTTGGCGCGATCGCTTGTGCTAAAGCCAATCCTGAAGCCCAAGTTACTTTACTCGAAGCCAGTCGTCAACCCCTAGCGAAAGTGCTAATTTCTGGTGGCGGACGCTGCAACGTCACTCACGCTTGCTTTGAACCGGAGGAATTGGTGCAAAATTACCCCAGAGGTGCAAAAGCTTTGCGGGGTGCTTTGACTCGGTTTGGGCCTCAAGATACAGTAGCTTGGTTTGCTGCTGGTGGAGTCTATCTTAAAACGGAAGCTGATGGCCGGATGTTTCCTGTCACCAACACTTCAGAAACCATTGTGGAATGTCTAATTAAATCGGTGGCGAAATCTGGGGTAAAACTCCGCATCGGTACGCATGTAACTTCAGTGAGAACCTCAGCAGACGGGGGGTTTGATATTCTTCTGAAGTCGGGAGAGACAATTAAATGCGATCGCCTACTTTTAGCGATCGGTAGTAGCCTTGCGGGTTATAAAATTGTCCAAGAGTTAGGTCATCAAATTGAACCGCCAGTACCCTCGTTATTTACCTTCAACATTGTCGATCAAAAATTGCGGGAATTGGCTGGAGTTAGCGTTAACCCTGCCCAATTACGGTTATCTGCGGGCGGAAAATCCCAATTGCAACAAACTGGGCCATTGTTAATTACCCACTGGGGTTTGAGTGGCCCCGCTGTTTTGAAGCTTTCTGCTTGGGGTGCGAGAGTTCTGCACGAAAGCCGCTATCAAGCCAAATTATCGATTAATTGGCTGCCCATGATGCAACAAGAACAAGTGCGAGAAAAAGTTTTAGCAGTTAAAGATGAATGGGGAAAGAAAGCGATCGCCTTGCATCGCGGAGTCGATCTACCCCATCGTCTCTGGCAATATATCATTGCCCGTGCAGGCATTACCACAGAAGACCGTTGGGCAGAAATATCTAGTAAAACCTTAAATCAACTGGTGCAGGAACTTACTCAGGGACAATACTTAATCAACGGCAAAGGAGCCTTCAAAGAAGAATTTGTTACCTGTGGCGGTGTCAAACTCAAAGAAGTCAACTTCAAGACAATGGAAAGTCGGTTAGTTCCTGGTCTTTATTTTGCCGGAGAAATCTTAGATATTGATGGCGTTACCGGTGGGTTTAACTTCCAAAGTGCTTGGACAACCGGGTATTTAGCAGGTGTGGCAATGGCGACTAGCTACGAATAG
- a CDS encoding ferredoxin:protochlorophyllide reductase (ATP-dependent) subunit N, which translates to MTVAQQPEALSFECETGNYHTFCPISCVAWLYQKIEDSFFLVIGTKTCGYFLQNAMGVMIFAEPRYAMAELEEGDISAQLSDYEELKRLCLQIKRDRNPSVIVWIGTCTTEIIKTDLEGLAPKLESEIGIPIVVARANGLDYAFTQGEDTVLAAMANRCPDKAPVAETEKSERNAIAKLLNFGKKKEDVAQDESEYVDHPPLVLFGSLPDPVVTQLTLELKKQGIKVSGWLPAKRFTELPVLEEGYYVAGVNPFLSRTATTLMRRRKCKLIGAPFPIGPDGTRAWIEKICSVFGITPKGLDEREAQIWAGLEDYVKLIRGKSVFFMGDNLLEISQARFLIRCGMTVHEIGIPYMDKRYQAAELALLEKTCQEMNSPLPKIVEKPDNYNQLQRIYELKPDLVITGMAHANPLEARGINTKWSVEFTFAQIHGFTNARDMLELVTRPLRRNNNLKDLGWDKLVREEAKI; encoded by the coding sequence ATGACTGTCGCTCAACAACCAGAAGCTTTAAGCTTTGAATGTGAAACCGGGAATTACCATACCTTTTGCCCAATTAGCTGCGTGGCGTGGTTATATCAAAAAATTGAAGATAGCTTCTTTTTGGTGATTGGGACAAAAACTTGTGGCTACTTCCTGCAAAACGCGATGGGGGTGATGATTTTTGCTGAACCCCGCTATGCAATGGCAGAGTTGGAAGAAGGCGATATTTCGGCACAGCTGAGTGATTATGAAGAGTTAAAGCGGTTATGCTTGCAAATTAAACGCGATCGCAATCCTAGTGTAATTGTCTGGATTGGCACTTGCACTACAGAAATTATCAAAACAGATTTGGAAGGTTTGGCACCGAAACTAGAATCTGAAATCGGGATTCCCATCGTTGTAGCGCGGGCAAATGGTCTAGATTACGCCTTTACCCAAGGGGAAGACACTGTATTAGCAGCAATGGCTAACCGTTGCCCTGATAAGGCTCCGGTGGCGGAAACAGAAAAAAGTGAACGTAATGCGATCGCTAAATTGCTCAACTTTGGTAAGAAGAAAGAAGATGTCGCCCAAGATGAGTCTGAGTACGTAGATCATCCACCCTTAGTTCTCTTTGGCTCCCTTCCTGACCCCGTAGTTACTCAGTTAACCTTGGAACTGAAGAAACAAGGCATCAAGGTTTCCGGCTGGCTACCCGCGAAGCGCTTCACAGAATTGCCAGTACTGGAAGAAGGGTATTATGTCGCTGGTGTCAACCCCTTCCTCAGCCGCACAGCTACCACCTTAATGCGTCGCCGCAAGTGTAAACTCATTGGCGCACCCTTCCCCATTGGCCCCGATGGAACCCGCGCTTGGATTGAGAAAATCTGCTCGGTGTTCGGTATTACTCCCAAGGGTTTGGATGAACGGGAAGCCCAAATTTGGGCAGGCTTGGAAGATTACGTGAAACTGATTCGCGGTAAGTCTGTATTCTTCATGGGTGATAACTTGCTGGAAATTTCCCAAGCAAGATTCTTAATCCGTTGTGGGATGACAGTTCACGAAATCGGCATTCCCTACATGGATAAGCGCTATCAAGCTGCTGAGTTAGCATTGCTGGAGAAAACTTGCCAGGAAATGAATTCACCCCTGCCAAAGATTGTAGAGAAGCCGGATAATTACAATCAACTTCAACGAATTTATGAGTTGAAACCAGACTTGGTAATTACTGGTATGGCTCACGCTAACCCATTGGAAGCACGCGGTATTAATACTAAGTGGTCTGTGGAGTTCACTTTTGCTCAAATTCACGGCTTTACGAATGCGCGTGACATGTTAGAGTTGGTGACTCGTCCGTTGCGTCGGAATAATAATTTGAAAGATTTGGGTTGGGATAAGTTGGTAAGAGAAGAAGCAAAGATTTAG
- a CDS encoding TIGR02450 family Trp-rich protein — MTKKQKFPYLVGSKWTAQRKVDGWRHFQVVNRKNQAKWVYAEMVSACDPKVRFWINAKLLQDNSQWQAGWQTLQEIHGLETEVS; from the coding sequence ATGACTAAAAAACAAAAATTTCCTTACCTAGTTGGTTCTAAGTGGACAGCACAGCGAAAAGTTGATGGCTGGCGGCACTTCCAAGTTGTCAATCGTAAAAATCAGGCTAAGTGGGTTTATGCCGAAATGGTTTCTGCTTGCGATCCGAAAGTCCGTTTTTGGATAAATGCCAAATTATTACAAGATAACTCCCAGTGGCAAGCTGGCTGGCAAACATTACAGGAAATCCACGGACTTGAAACTGAGGTGTCCTGA
- a CDS encoding AbrB/MazE/SpoVT family DNA-binding domain-containing protein, protein MEITKLSPQGQVIIPQSLREAHQWEVGQEFIIIDMGDGILLKPKKPFAETKLDDVAGCLKYQGKPKTLEDMDNAIRQGIEESWHDCS, encoded by the coding sequence ATGGAAATTACCAAATTGTCTCCCCAAGGACAAGTAATTATTCCCCAATCTTTGCGGGAAGCTCATCAATGGGAAGTAGGTCAAGAATTTATTATTATTGATATGGGTGATGGAATTCTTTTAAAGCCTAAGAAACCTTTTGCAGAAACTAAATTAGATGATGTAGCAGGTTGTTTAAAATATCAGGGAAAACCTAAAACTCTTGAGGATATGGATAATGCAATTCGCCAAGGTATAGAGGAATCGTGGCATGATTGCAGTTGA